The following proteins are co-located in the Citrobacter freundii ATCC 8090 = MTCC 1658 = NBRC 12681 genome:
- the cspD gene encoding cold shock-like protein CspD: METGTVKWFNNAKGFGFICPEGGGEDIFAHYSTIQMDGYRTLKAGQSVQFDVHQGPKGNHASVIVPVIEAEAVA; the protein is encoded by the coding sequence ATGGAAACGGGTACTGTTAAGTGGTTCAACAACGCCAAAGGGTTTGGTTTCATTTGCCCCGAAGGCGGCGGCGAAGATATTTTCGCCCATTATTCCACCATTCAGATGGATGGTTACAGAACGCTAAAAGCCGGACAGTCTGTCCAGTTTGATGTCCACCAGGGGCCAAAAGGCAATCATGCCAGTGTCATCGTGCCTGTCATTGAAGCAGAAGCTGTCGCATAG